From the genome of Actinomycetota bacterium, one region includes:
- a CDS encoding DUF1097 family protein, whose protein sequence is MENVKRNAILAVILAVVAFFWIWFFDYLGAKAYWVALISFGVCLAYGSALARSLPWMTLGGVLGVFAGLLTYLLYMLVFPLYYGLSVAIAGAIFILIAALVSIPKMREMLPMFLVGWGVFQAAMARFEYLFAEKPIEGMPRVLPTLFGVILSLLFGMLLAAVLDAVVLRRSAAAAESAGGSE, encoded by the coding sequence ATGGAAAACGTCAAGCGTAACGCCATCCTGGCCGTTATCCTGGCCGTGGTGGCATTCTTCTGGATCTGGTTCTTCGACTACCTCGGGGCCAAGGCCTACTGGGTGGCGCTCATCTCCTTCGGGGTGTGCCTGGCCTACGGTTCCGCCCTCGCGCGCTCCCTGCCCTGGATGACCCTGGGAGGGGTGCTGGGGGTGTTCGCGGGGCTCCTCACCTACCTGCTGTACATGCTGGTCTTCCCGTTATATTACGGGCTCTCGGTGGCCATCGCCGGGGCCATCTTCATCCTCATCGCCGCCCTGGTGTCCATACCAAAGATGCGCGAGATGCTCCCCATGTTCCTGGTGGGATGGGGGGTGTTCCAGGCGGCCATGGCGCGCTTTGAGTACCTTTTCGCGGAAAAGCCCATTGAGGGCATGCCCCGCGTGCTGCCCACCCTCTTTGGGGTCATCCTCTCGCTGCTCTTCGGGATGCTCCTGGCCGCCGTCCTCGACGCTGTGGTCCTGCGCCGGAGCGCCGCGGCGGCCGAGAGCGCCGGCGGGTCGGAATAG
- a CDS encoding GIY-YIG nuclease family protein: MKGERPHVAGGGALASRALRELPQSGVYVLVARVGRERTLRHGVLGELRLRPGYYAYVGRARRGLPARLARHARAGKQGKRLFWHIDHFLEMSSLEEVWVYPLEVGECALASDLEEIGGDRGGLAGFGSSDCRCPGHLLHFGEKRPRPDDGSLPRVLTCRPPFPLR; this comes from the coding sequence ATGAAAGGGGAAAGGCCTCACGTGGCGGGCGGGGGAGCGCTTGCATCGCGCGCGTTGAGGGAACTGCCGCAAAGCGGGGTTTACGTCCTTGTGGCAAGGGTCGGGCGCGAGCGCACCCTGCGACACGGCGTCCTGGGGGAGCTGCGCCTGCGCCCCGGCTATTACGCCTACGTGGGGCGCGCCCGCAGGGGTTTGCCCGCGCGCCTGGCGCGCCACGCCCGCGCTGGAAAGCAGGGCAAGCGCCTCTTCTGGCATATCGACCACTTCCTGGAGATGTCGTCGCTTGAGGAGGTCTGGGTATACCCGCTGGAGGTGGGGGAATGCGCCCTGGCCTCCGACCTGGAGGAGATAGGCGGGGACCGCGGCGGCCTCGCGGGCTTCGGGTCCTCCGACTGCCGCTGCCCCGGCCACCTCCTCCACTTCGGCGAAAAGAGGCCGCGTCCGGATGATGGATCCCTGCCGCGTGTTTTGACGTGCCGGCCGCCTTTCCCGCTTCGTTGA
- a CDS encoding alcohol dehydrogenase catalytic domain-containing protein — MKALTFEYSIPRYLVTGALADRMPRVLFSGLAPVQLREAPEPELPGPDWVKIRPRLAGLCGSDLSIIRCHESLTLQPFASYPFVLGHEVCGEVAELGPGVEGFSPGERVAVIPWLACRERGIHPPCRMCAQGRPQLCENFTEGRFAPGMFAGSNADVPGFISEMSVAPQHNLVKVPENLSDENVVMVEPFSTCLHMVLANDIQPGETLLVFGCGVMGLCTLAALKALHPENRVLAVEPDPFHAGLARELGAEEVIKPGGRQFYRRVAELTGAKMHTPLAADPLLIGGVDRVFDAVGNTRTVQASFRILANGGAYNLLGIAPIGRVDWTPVWLKELTIRGIYGSQRDTWQGATAFDFEIAIRLMEEGKIDLSRLVTHRFRLDQYHQALDAALNKGKHHAVKIAFVP, encoded by the coding sequence ATGAAGGCGCTGACTTTCGAGTACAGCATCCCCCGCTACCTGGTCACGGGGGCACTCGCCGACCGCATGCCCCGGGTGCTCTTCAGCGGCCTGGCCCCGGTGCAGTTGCGGGAGGCCCCCGAGCCGGAGCTTCCCGGGCCGGACTGGGTGAAGATCAGGCCCCGCCTGGCGGGCCTTTGCGGGAGCGACCTCAGCATCATCAGGTGCCACGAGAGCCTCACCCTCCAGCCCTTCGCCTCCTATCCCTTCGTGCTCGGCCACGAGGTGTGCGGGGAAGTGGCGGAGCTCGGACCCGGGGTCGAGGGTTTTTCTCCGGGGGAGCGGGTGGCGGTGATCCCCTGGCTCGCTTGCCGCGAAAGAGGTATCCATCCGCCGTGTCGCATGTGCGCCCAGGGAAGACCGCAGCTGTGCGAGAACTTCACCGAGGGCAGGTTCGCCCCGGGGATGTTCGCCGGTTCCAACGCCGACGTTCCCGGCTTCATCAGCGAGATGAGCGTCGCTCCGCAGCACAACCTGGTCAAGGTGCCCGAAAACCTGAGCGACGAGAACGTGGTCATGGTGGAGCCCTTTTCCACCTGCCTGCACATGGTCCTCGCCAACGACATCCAGCCCGGCGAGACGCTTCTGGTCTTCGGGTGCGGGGTGATGGGCCTGTGCACCCTCGCCGCACTCAAGGCCCTGCACCCGGAAAACCGCGTGCTGGCGGTGGAGCCGGACCCCTTCCATGCCGGGCTGGCGCGGGAGCTGGGGGCGGAGGAGGTCATCAAGCCCGGCGGCAGGCAGTTCTACCGCAGGGTCGCCGAGCTCACCGGGGCCAAGATGCACACCCCCCTGGCGGCGGACCCTCTGCTCATAGGAGGCGTGGACCGCGTCTTCGACGCCGTGGGCAACACGCGCACCGTGCAGGCCTCCTTCCGTATCCTCGCCAACGGGGGCGCCTACAACCTGCTGGGTATCGCTCCCATCGGGAGGGTCGACTGGACCCCCGTGTGGCTGAAGGAGCTCACCATAAGGGGGATCTATGGATCCCAGCGCGACACCTGGCAGGGGGCCACCGCGTTCGACTTCGAGATCGCCATCCGGCTCATGGAGGAGGGGAAGATCGACCTCTCCCGCCTGGTGACCCACAGGTTCCGCCTCGACCAGTACCACCAGGCCCTGGATGCGGCCCTGAACAAGGGGAAGCACCACGCGGTGAAGATCGCCTTCGTCCCCTGA
- a CDS encoding SDR family NAD(P)-dependent oxidoreductase, which produces MGFFEGKTAVVTGGGSGIGRALAHALAEAGCRVAITDIVPERIGQVVEELKAKGAAARGYRVDHSRREEVERFAGRFLADWDHVDILCSNAGVGMGGRFVETSLEDWEWVLGINLWGAIYTLHAFVPHMIERKGGSILLTASDAGLVAIPGMAAYQTSKYGVVGLGETLRMELYEHGIKVSLLCPGFINTNIIRDGRIYLYNSTGRSTRPEIEKFYATRGVDPAVVAAAGLRALEKDIGITVVPWSHSGPQYLLKRVSPQLYHHLFRFLWRKGIIHRFFGARP; this is translated from the coding sequence ATGGGCTTTTTCGAGGGGAAGACGGCCGTGGTCACGGGCGGGGGTTCCGGCATCGGCAGGGCCCTGGCGCACGCCCTGGCGGAGGCGGGATGCCGCGTGGCCATAACCGACATCGTGCCCGAGCGCATCGGGCAGGTGGTGGAGGAGCTGAAGGCGAAGGGCGCGGCGGCGCGCGGCTACCGGGTTGACCACTCCAGGCGGGAGGAGGTGGAGAGGTTCGCCGGGAGGTTCCTCGCCGACTGGGACCACGTGGACATCCTGTGCAGCAACGCGGGCGTGGGCATGGGAGGACGCTTCGTGGAGACCTCCCTCGAGGACTGGGAATGGGTGCTGGGGATAAACCTGTGGGGCGCCATCTACACCCTGCACGCCTTCGTCCCGCACATGATCGAGCGCAAGGGCGGTTCCATCCTCCTCACTGCCAGCGACGCCGGCCTGGTGGCCATTCCCGGCATGGCCGCCTACCAGACCAGCAAGTACGGGGTGGTGGGGCTGGGGGAGACGCTGCGCATGGAGCTCTACGAGCACGGCATCAAGGTGAGCCTCCTCTGCCCGGGGTTCATCAACACCAACATCATCAGGGATGGCAGGATCTACCTGTACAACTCCACGGGCAGGAGCACCCGGCCGGAGATCGAGAAGTTCTACGCCACCAGGGGAGTGGACCCCGCCGTGGTGGCCGCCGCCGGCCTGCGCGCCCTGGAGAAGGACATCGGGATCACCGTGGTTCCCTGGTCCCACAGTGGCCCCCAGTACCTGCTGAAGAGGGTCTCGCCGCAGCTCTACCACCACCTCTTCCGCTTCCTGTGGAGGAAGGGGATCATCCACCGCTTCTTCGGCGCCCGACCCTGA
- a CDS encoding asparagine synthetase B, which yields MAGLVGLFTSDTLERERGERLLKAMAGDISYTGEEPVDLWVEEQAAVSRVHHGILNPQPQPLRNEDGSILVFMDGEVFDYQSGKQRLSRQGHRFRYPDNDAEYVLHLYEQEGLEAFRELNGSFLVALYHVDSGKLVLATDRVNSRPVYYHWNGRDLVFGSQVRPLLRFPGLSREIDLQAVCEFFTFRKILGYRTFYRSVSSLPAASVLCLEHGQPRVSRYWNWERKDEFRTKRHYIHAFAEAMKKAVERRTGGGHRLGILLSGGLDSRTVLYAAGRGKIATAFTIADHPNRELKVARRLAAGYGCRHVILWRDLDHYLRMVPGAVAIGDGMYSCNHAHNLGYFETMREHADILLHGVAFGWLFKAYLVPLKQRTLLGHSVTIPVADIHEDVSPDEMIWNILGYSMIEISRNIFNMSAREVTELMLASVESQYNNPIAPEIIREARKTPAYLSGILDARQFGDHFHIIHNRAHMDERTVSFDNDLVDLALSVPTGLMVGNRLIKGILPRISWRTAIATNANTGLPAATPPRLESLLLALEPTARKHLFKPVPAPHPAFSTGSWPNYPELIRHNRKLSDLMLATIEDEECLDPRLFNLDRIRAVFHEHMEGKADYSEILFLLLTFGRWHKEYGSK from the coding sequence GTGGCGGGATTGGTGGGATTATTTACCAGTGATACATTGGAGCGGGAGCGCGGCGAGCGGCTTCTCAAGGCCATGGCCGGCGACATCTCATACACCGGGGAAGAGCCCGTGGACCTCTGGGTGGAAGAGCAAGCGGCCGTCTCGCGTGTACATCACGGGATCCTGAACCCGCAACCGCAGCCCCTGCGCAACGAGGATGGGTCCATCCTCGTCTTCATGGACGGTGAGGTCTTCGACTACCAGTCCGGTAAACAACGGCTCTCCCGGCAGGGCCACCGTTTCCGCTACCCGGACAACGACGCCGAGTACGTTCTCCATCTCTACGAGCAGGAGGGGCTCGAGGCCTTCCGCGAGCTCAACGGCTCGTTCCTCGTCGCCCTCTACCACGTGGACTCGGGAAAACTGGTGCTGGCCACCGACCGCGTCAACTCGCGCCCCGTTTATTACCACTGGAATGGAAGGGACCTGGTCTTCGGTAGCCAGGTGCGGCCCCTGCTCAGGTTCCCGGGCCTTTCCCGCGAAATTGACCTGCAGGCGGTCTGCGAGTTCTTCACCTTCAGGAAGATCCTGGGATATCGTACCTTCTACCGATCCGTGAGCTCCCTCCCGGCGGCGAGCGTCCTCTGCCTCGAGCACGGCCAGCCCCGGGTGAGTCGCTACTGGAACTGGGAGCGGAAAGACGAGTTCAGGACTAAACGCCACTACATCCACGCCTTCGCCGAGGCCATGAAAAAGGCGGTGGAGAGAAGGACCGGGGGCGGCCACCGCCTGGGGATCCTCCTGAGCGGGGGGCTGGACTCGAGGACGGTGCTTTACGCGGCGGGGAGGGGGAAGATCGCCACCGCTTTCACCATAGCCGATCACCCCAACCGGGAGTTGAAGGTGGCCCGCAGGCTCGCCGCAGGGTACGGGTGCCGACACGTCATACTCTGGAGGGACCTCGACCACTACCTGAGGATGGTGCCGGGGGCGGTGGCCATCGGCGACGGCATGTATTCCTGTAACCACGCCCACAACCTGGGCTATTTCGAAACCATGCGCGAACATGCCGATATCCTCCTGCACGGGGTCGCTTTCGGATGGTTGTTCAAGGCATATCTCGTGCCCCTGAAGCAGCGCACCCTCTTGGGCCATTCCGTGACCATCCCCGTCGCCGACATCCACGAAGACGTATCCCCGGATGAGATGATATGGAACATCCTGGGCTACAGCATGATCGAGATCAGCCGGAACATCTTCAACATGTCCGCACGGGAGGTGACCGAGCTCATGCTGGCCTCCGTGGAGTCACAATACAATAACCCCATCGCGCCGGAGATCATCCGTGAGGCCCGCAAGACGCCCGCCTACCTTTCCGGCATCCTTGACGCCCGCCAGTTCGGCGATCACTTTCACATCATCCACAATCGCGCTCACATGGACGAGAGGACGGTGTCCTTCGACAACGACCTCGTCGACCTGGCGCTCTCCGTGCCCACGGGCCTGATGGTGGGAAACCGGTTGATAAAGGGCATCCTGCCCAGGATCTCGTGGAGAACCGCAATAGCCACCAACGCCAACACGGGACTGCCCGCGGCCACCCCGCCACGGCTCGAATCGTTACTGCTGGCGCTGGAACCCACGGCAAGAAAGCACCTCTTCAAGCCCGTGCCCGCGCCTCACCCCGCGTTCTCCACCGGGTCATGGCCCAACTACCCGGAGCTGATCCGCCACAACCGGAAGCTGAGCGACCTGATGCTGGCGACCATAGAGGACGAGGAATGCCTGGACCCTCGCCTGTTCAACCTGGACCGCATCAGGGCTGTTTTCCATGAGCACATGGAAGGTAAAGCGGATTACAGCGAGATTCTCTTCCTGCTGCTCACCTTCGGCCGGTGGCACAAGGAATACGGGAGTAAGTGA
- a CDS encoding FkbM family methyltransferase, with protein MEENGSPFRYDYDLERLTAITPRGRDFQMLITPRFIEHYYEKPFEGFSCELLLHHMREGMLFVDVGAHYGYYTLLVGTACPGCRIIALEPVPENHAVLERNVALNGLANVETHNLAVSDCEGWRKFKIKEASDSCGFHDHPLTRTVREIEVRTTRLDAFLDLPPAAPVFIKIDTDGHEPFVIRGMKGLLEKNAEVKLLVEFNPKCLRKAGYEPERFLEEISALGFEMHAVDERNGMTYRVAEDRFDRWSEYLPGGDEMAYINLLCLKKERSLSVCFFSHSSDLGGAERSLLELVSELVEDHGALCTVVIPGNGPLPEKMARAGASVVKAGYSWWWKPEAMPPARKEALYVDSAGEVAYLIERALRKVDPDVIATFTTLIPWGAFAASLLGKPHAWFVRELGDRGQPLKAPLPPDETARFIEQSSSAIVVNSHFIRKELFPDDGNGKVLTVYSRVEIPAGALEGHEGTCFEREGATRLMVAGAVYEQKGQRDAVLAVRELVHCGRDVELAIMGHCVSEYAANLKKMVEEEGLEKYVKFVAFRENPYPFLDQADIVLSCGRHEAFGRSIIEGMLLKKPVIATSAGGTLELVRDGFNGLLYAPGDHRRLAAHIAYLADNPEEARRLGENGFAFASRTFTREEYGGRIYGLLRRLKDERAGETPQAAFARDGKTFFEALRRVAAAGDPLITSLVIKLGSSLAEKERRIAELTDSLHAGEERIAELHARIGELNAQVGQLDYDLEVRVEQIVERDMRIAALENIIRHMEGRMVIRLAGRYQRAVDRLLPTGTWRRRCHDLLMKGLRTLVNEGWRAFGRRHG; from the coding sequence ATGGAAGAAAACGGCTCGCCTTTCCGCTACGATTACGACCTGGAAAGGTTAACGGCGATAACCCCGAGAGGCAGGGATTTCCAGATGCTGATAACCCCCAGGTTCATAGAGCATTATTACGAAAAACCCTTCGAGGGCTTCTCCTGCGAACTGCTGCTCCATCACATGCGGGAAGGCATGCTCTTCGTCGACGTGGGGGCCCACTACGGCTACTACACCCTCCTGGTGGGAACGGCATGCCCCGGATGCAGGATCATCGCCCTGGAGCCGGTGCCCGAGAATCACGCCGTGCTGGAGCGGAACGTGGCCCTCAACGGGCTCGCAAACGTGGAAACGCACAACCTCGCCGTATCCGACTGCGAGGGGTGGAGGAAGTTCAAGATAAAGGAGGCCTCGGACTCCTGCGGGTTCCATGACCACCCCCTGACCCGCACGGTAAGGGAGATCGAGGTAAGGACGACAAGGCTGGACGCTTTTCTCGACCTTCCGCCCGCGGCGCCCGTGTTCATCAAGATAGACACGGACGGGCACGAGCCCTTCGTCATCAGGGGCATGAAGGGGCTCCTGGAGAAAAACGCGGAGGTCAAACTCCTGGTGGAGTTCAATCCGAAGTGCCTGCGAAAAGCGGGCTACGAGCCGGAACGGTTCCTGGAAGAGATAAGCGCGCTCGGGTTCGAGATGCACGCCGTCGACGAGCGCAACGGGATGACCTACCGCGTCGCGGAGGACCGCTTCGACCGCTGGTCCGAATACCTGCCCGGGGGCGACGAGATGGCCTATATCAACCTCCTCTGCCTGAAGAAGGAAAGATCCCTGAGCGTCTGCTTCTTCTCCCATTCCTCCGACCTCGGCGGGGCGGAGAGGAGCCTCCTGGAGCTGGTCAGCGAGTTGGTCGAGGATCACGGGGCGCTGTGCACCGTGGTCATTCCCGGAAACGGCCCGCTTCCGGAAAAGATGGCGCGGGCGGGGGCTTCCGTCGTCAAGGCCGGCTATTCGTGGTGGTGGAAACCGGAGGCCATGCCTCCCGCGCGGAAAGAGGCCCTTTACGTCGACAGCGCGGGCGAAGTCGCCTACCTCATCGAACGAGCGCTGCGCAAGGTCGATCCGGATGTGATCGCCACCTTCACCACGCTCATACCCTGGGGCGCCTTTGCCGCCTCCCTCCTCGGCAAACCGCATGCCTGGTTCGTCCGCGAACTCGGTGACCGCGGCCAGCCCCTGAAAGCACCCCTGCCTCCCGACGAAACCGCCCGCTTCATCGAGCAATCCTCCTCGGCCATCGTGGTGAACTCGCATTTCATCAGGAAGGAGCTCTTCCCGGACGACGGCAACGGGAAAGTGCTGACCGTGTATAGCCGGGTCGAGATACCCGCAGGCGCCCTCGAAGGGCACGAGGGGACCTGCTTCGAGAGGGAGGGCGCCACCAGGCTGATGGTGGCCGGCGCCGTGTACGAACAGAAGGGCCAGAGGGATGCCGTCCTGGCCGTCAGGGAGCTGGTGCACTGCGGCAGGGACGTGGAACTGGCGATCATGGGCCACTGCGTTTCGGAATACGCGGCGAACCTGAAGAAGATGGTCGAGGAGGAGGGTCTGGAAAAATATGTCAAGTTCGTCGCCTTTCGGGAGAATCCCTATCCTTTCCTGGACCAGGCGGACATCGTGCTTTCCTGCGGCAGGCACGAGGCCTTCGGCCGGTCGATCATCGAGGGGATGCTCCTGAAAAAGCCCGTCATCGCCACCTCGGCAGGCGGAACGCTCGAATTGGTGCGGGACGGGTTCAACGGTCTGCTCTACGCGCCCGGGGACCACCGCCGGCTCGCCGCGCACATCGCCTACCTCGCCGACAACCCGGAGGAAGCGAGGAGGCTCGGCGAGAACGGCTTTGCTTTCGCCTCCCGCACTTTCACCAGGGAGGAATACGGCGGCAGGATCTACGGGTTGCTGAGGAGATTGAAGGACGAACGGGCAGGCGAGACTCCGCAAGCGGCCTTTGCCCGCGACGGAAAGACCTTCTTCGAGGCCCTGCGGCGGGTGGCTGCCGCCGGGGACCCCCTGATCACTTCCCTGGTAATAAAGCTAGGGAGTTCCCTGGCGGAAAAAGAGAGGCGCATAGCGGAGCTGACCGACTCCCTCCATGCCGGGGAGGAACGGATCGCGGAGCTCCACGCCAGGATAGGTGAACTCAACGCCCAGGTGGGGCAGCTCGACTACGACCTTGAGGTGAGGGTGGAGCAGATCGTGGAGCGCGACATGCGCATCGCGGCCCTGGAGAACATCATACGGCATATGGAGGGGCGCATGGTGATACGGCTCGCCGGCAGGTACCAGCGCGCGGTCGATAGGCTGCTGCCTACCGGAACGTGGAGACGCCGCTGCCACGACCTGTTGATGAAAGGGTTACGGACATTGGTAAATGAAGGCTGGAGGGCCTTCGGGCGGAGGCACGGGTAG
- a CDS encoding protease inhibitor I42 family protein has product MKHTKTAAIVIGAFAVALVLSLGGCAVNGGGKEYRDPSVPIVVEKGEEFTIALESNPTTGYRWMLQKELDEKIITLQKTEFEEPESNLLGAPGEERWIFKAVGLGRTTIELKYARPWEEESPSPALGEEEAGTAEEGGAAEGGATTHAGEAAGRSTGEAGGEATTDVETGSVEAGAEAETLVFSVWVKKKGATDKEPKEYDNPDEAIEVEEGLEFAIVLESNPTTGYQWQLAEPLDGEILSLVSATFESKGGGEGEERVGAPGEEVWTFEAVGPGKAEITLAYARPWEKEAAPEETKTFHVEVKAVGEEAAEH; this is encoded by the coding sequence ATGAAGCACACCAAGACGGCAGCGATAGTGATCGGTGCCTTCGCCGTCGCCCTCGTCCTCTCCCTGGGGGGCTGCGCCGTGAACGGCGGGGGGAAGGAATACCGGGATCCGTCCGTTCCCATCGTGGTGGAAAAGGGAGAGGAGTTCACCATCGCGCTGGAGTCCAACCCCACCACCGGCTACCGCTGGATGCTGCAGAAGGAGCTGGACGAGAAGATAATCACCCTCCAGAAAACGGAGTTCGAGGAGCCGGAGTCCAACCTCCTGGGCGCCCCCGGTGAGGAGAGGTGGATCTTCAAGGCGGTGGGCCTGGGGCGCACAACCATCGAGCTCAAGTACGCGCGGCCCTGGGAGGAGGAAAGCCCATCGCCGGCCTTGGGAGAAGAAGAGGCGGGCACGGCGGAAGAGGGCGGCGCCGCGGAAGGCGGCGCTACAACCCATGCCGGGGAAGCGGCGGGAAGATCCACCGGCGAGGCCGGTGGGGAAGCCACCACCGACGTGGAGACGGGCAGCGTGGAGGCCGGCGCGGAAGCCGAGACCCTGGTCTTCTCCGTCTGGGTGAAGAAGAAGGGTGCGACGGACAAGGAGCCCAAGGAATACGACAACCCCGACGAGGCCATCGAGGTCGAGGAGGGGCTCGAGTTCGCCATCGTCCTGGAGTCCAACCCCACCACCGGCTACCAGTGGCAGCTCGCGGAGCCCCTGGACGGGGAGATCCTTTCCCTGGTGAGCGCGACCTTCGAGAGCAAGGGCGGCGGAGAAGGAGAGGAAAGAGTAGGAGCCCCCGGGGAGGAGGTATGGACCTTCGAGGCGGTGGGTCCGGGGAAGGCCGAGATAACCCTGGCCTACGCGCGGCCCTGGGAGAAGGAGGCGGCGCCCGAGGAGACCAAGACCTTCCATGTGGAGGTGAAGGCCGTAGGGGAGGAGGCCGCGGAGCACTAG
- a CDS encoding class II aldolase/adducin family protein: MDEGTLREMICEVGRRMWQRGMVSANSGNISARLDGDTVLITPTLVSKGFMRPEQILAMSLDGEVLRGEGYPTTETPMHLRLYREREDLGGVVHAHPSFSTAFAIAGRPLDLHLVPEAVIFLGEVPLVPFQPPGSPELGEAVASYLAKYDAALLENHGVICWGSDVEQAYHRLETVEFCAEVTFYAQALGGARELPAEPLANLLRLREMMKGGGA; this comes from the coding sequence ATGGATGAAGGGACTCTGCGCGAGATGATATGCGAGGTGGGCAGGCGTATGTGGCAGCGGGGCATGGTCTCCGCCAACTCCGGAAACATATCCGCCCGCCTGGACGGGGACACCGTACTCATCACCCCCACACTTGTGAGCAAGGGGTTCATGCGCCCGGAGCAGATCCTGGCCATGAGCCTGGACGGGGAGGTGCTGCGGGGAGAGGGGTACCCCACCACGGAAACCCCCATGCACCTGCGACTTTACCGGGAAAGGGAGGACCTGGGCGGGGTGGTGCACGCCCATCCCTCCTTCTCCACGGCTTTCGCCATCGCCGGCAGGCCCCTGGACCTGCACCTCGTCCCCGAGGCGGTCATCTTCCTGGGCGAGGTGCCCCTGGTCCCCTTCCAGCCTCCGGGAAGCCCGGAGCTGGGCGAGGCGGTGGCGTCGTACCTCGCGAAATACGACGCGGCCCTCCTGGAGAACCACGGCGTCATCTGCTGGGGAAGCGACGTGGAGCAGGCCTACCACCGCCTGGAGACGGTGGAGTTCTGCGCCGAGGTGACCTTTTACGCCCAGGCGCTGGGAGGGGCGCGGGAGCTGCCCGCCGAGCCCCTCGCCAACCTGCTGCGCCTGCGGGAGATGATGAAGGGCGGGGGCGCCTGA